A region of the Thermococcus sp. genome:
AACGGTTCTAGTTGAGGCGAAGATAAAAAATATAAACAGTTATGGATTTGACATTAACCCTCTCGCAATTCTACTTTCGAAAGTCAAAACAACTCCGATAAACCCAGAAATATTGAAAAAATGCTTCAAAGAGCTAAAAGAAAACATTAGGAAAAAACTTGACAAATTTAATAAAGGACAAATTGATGTTGAAATCCCAAACTATTTCAACATCGATTATTGGTTCAAACCGCACATTTCAAAACAGCTTGTAATTGTGAAGGAAGAAATTTTGAAAATTGAAGATGAAGACATTAGGGACTTCTTCAAAGTTGCTTTTAGTGAGACTGTTAGATATGTGAGCAATACAAGGAACAGCGAGCACAAGTTATATAGAATTCCTGAAGAAAAACTAAAAGATTGGAATCCGGATGTCTATGAAACCTTTGTAAAGTATGCGGAGAGGAACATTTTGAAGATGGCTGAATTTTATAGTATCGCAAAAGACAAGACCGCCTTCGCTAAACCTATGTATCATAATGTTCTCGAAAAAGCTGATATCGAGGGAGTTGATTTAATACTGACTTCTCCTCCCTATGGTGATTCAAAGACAACTGTTGCTTATGGACAGTTTTCTCGCCTATCCCTCCAATGGATGGACTTCGATTATAAATTGATAAAAGCAATAGACAAAATAGCGCTTGGAGGAAGACCTGCGAAGTCGCTAAAACACAACCTCCCTTCAGAAAAACTCGATGAGGTAATTCACTTAATTGCAGAGAAAGACGAAA
Encoded here:
- a CDS encoding DNA methyltransferase; its protein translation is MKTLDEFINTQAVLKKVGEKKFRDPSWDFITADTKILTHGIHSYPAMMIPQVARKSIRLWGKNAKIILDPFCGSGTVLVEAKIKNINSYGFDINPLAILLSKVKTTPINPEILKKCFKELKENIRKKLDKFNKGQIDVEIPNYFNIDYWFKPHISKQLVIVKEEILKIEDEDIRDFFKVAFSETVRYVSNTRNSEHKLYRIPEEKLKDWNPDVYETFVKYAERNILKMAEFYSIAKDKTAFAKPMYHNVLEKADIEGVDLILTSPPYGDSKTTVAYGQFSRLSLQWMDFDYKLIKAIDKIALGGRPAKSLKHNLPSEKLDEVIHLIAEKDEKRAREVLSYFIDFYKASKNLDEVLNDGGYVVFVVANRTVKGIRIPTDEIYVEIFESFGYEHEITYVRAIPNKRM